One Lacunisphaera limnophila DNA window includes the following coding sequences:
- a CDS encoding YciI family protein has protein sequence MNPDTTSYLLLFRNAGPDVHAHLTPAQREEMTKKWNDWVQALSDRGQVAHASPLGLEGRVVSGGKGERVSDGPYAEGKEVVGGYFFLTVDTLAEATEIAKQCPGLPLGLTVEVRPVLAASAVLEGVRAKSLPT, from the coding sequence ATGAACCCTGACACGACCTCGTACCTCCTCTTGTTTCGTAACGCCGGGCCGGACGTCCATGCCCACCTCACGCCGGCGCAGCGCGAGGAGATGACGAAGAAATGGAACGACTGGGTGCAGGCGCTTTCCGATCGGGGCCAAGTGGCGCACGCGAGCCCGCTGGGCCTGGAGGGCCGGGTAGTGTCGGGCGGGAAGGGGGAGCGGGTCTCGGACGGTCCTTATGCCGAGGGTAAGGAGGTGGTGGGCGGCTACTTTTTCCTCACGGTCGACACGCTCGCGGAGGCGACGGAGATCGCGAAGCAGTGTCCGGGCCTGCCGCTGGGGCTCACGGTCGAGGTGCGGCCCGTGCTAGCCGCCAGCGCTGTGCTCGAAGGGGTGCGGGCCAAGTCGCTGCCGACCTAG
- a CDS encoding integron integrase — translation MKTGQKRKFRPGPTRMHHRPISFPQWKQALASSALSPQFKVVYTREILSFLRHCKARHDAATVEVVKQYLAGRERQGGGSSRDALRWFYREGLKAMGGVERAGVGDRGPAVQRNQEGARERAGPQRREDAGGFARPPEAEAEPGEASRDTADSAGSEQAIPPYIQTGARRPSEPPPAAQDLGGTPWERDLIKACREKGFLWRTEQTYREWAVRFARFIAPRSPYAAAGEEVAAFLSALAVEGRASPSTQKQALNALVFLMQGALRRELGEMDFKRAYPKQRLPTVLSVTEAKSLFAQMQGRPRLMAELAYGAGLRLMELLRLRVHHLDFERGRLQVIAGKGDKDRMTVLPERLMPELKVHCARLHELWEADRTANVPGVWLPEGLNKKYPKAGVSWEWQWVFPSRELGVDPATGIRRRHHVSDNLFQRALKEAATKAALNKRVSPHVLRHSFATHLLESGTDLRTVQELLGHDDIRTTQIYLHVMNKPGLGVRSPLDQG, via the coding sequence TTGAAAACCGGACAAAAGCGTAAGTTCCGACCCGGGCCGACTCGTATGCATCATCGGCCCATTTCATTTCCCCAGTGGAAGCAGGCGTTGGCGTCATCGGCGCTCAGTCCGCAATTCAAGGTGGTGTACACGCGGGAAATCCTGTCCTTCCTACGACACTGCAAGGCCAGGCACGATGCGGCCACCGTGGAGGTGGTGAAGCAGTATCTTGCTGGCCGCGAAAGGCAGGGGGGAGGTTCCTCGCGTGACGCCCTGCGCTGGTTCTATCGCGAAGGGCTGAAGGCAATGGGAGGAGTGGAGCGGGCGGGCGTGGGGGATCGTGGGCCGGCGGTGCAGCGAAATCAGGAAGGTGCGCGCGAGCGCGCTGGCCCCCAGAGGAGGGAAGACGCGGGCGGGTTTGCTCGTCCTCCCGAGGCCGAGGCGGAGCCGGGCGAGGCAAGTCGGGATACGGCCGATTCGGCGGGCTCAGAGCAGGCGATCCCGCCCTACATCCAAACCGGGGCCAGGCGGCCGAGCGAGCCTCCGCCGGCGGCGCAGGATTTGGGCGGCACGCCGTGGGAACGGGATCTCATCAAGGCCTGCCGTGAGAAAGGTTTTCTGTGGCGCACCGAGCAGACCTACCGGGAGTGGGCGGTGCGTTTTGCCCGATTCATCGCGCCGCGCTCGCCCTACGCGGCCGCGGGGGAGGAGGTGGCGGCGTTTCTCAGTGCGCTGGCTGTCGAGGGACGGGCCAGTCCCTCGACTCAGAAGCAGGCGTTGAACGCCCTGGTCTTTCTCATGCAGGGGGCGCTCCGGCGGGAACTGGGCGAGATGGATTTCAAGCGGGCCTACCCCAAGCAGCGCTTGCCGACGGTCCTCTCGGTGACGGAGGCAAAGTCCTTGTTTGCCCAGATGCAAGGCCGGCCGCGGCTAATGGCCGAACTGGCCTATGGCGCGGGATTGCGGCTGATGGAGTTGTTGCGCCTGAGGGTCCACCATCTGGATTTTGAACGCGGAAGATTGCAGGTCATCGCCGGGAAGGGGGACAAGGACCGCATGACCGTGTTGCCCGAGCGATTGATGCCCGAGTTGAAGGTGCACTGTGCGCGGCTGCACGAGTTATGGGAGGCAGATCGCACGGCGAACGTGCCCGGGGTCTGGTTGCCCGAGGGATTGAACAAGAAGTACCCCAAGGCCGGAGTGAGCTGGGAATGGCAGTGGGTGTTCCCTTCGCGGGAATTGGGCGTGGATCCGGCCACGGGAATCCGGCGCCGGCACCATGTGAGTGACAATCTGTTTCAGCGCGCCCTCAAAGAGGCAGCCACGAAAGCGGCGCTAAATAAACGGGTGTCGCCGCATGTGCTGCGCCATTCGTTTGCCACGCACCTCTTGGAATCCGGCACCGACTTGCGGACGGTGCAAGAGTTGCTGGGGCACGATGATATTCGGACGACGCAGATTTACCTGCATGTCATGAACAAGCCGGGCTTGGGGGTGAGGTCGCCGTTGGATCAGGGGTGA
- a CDS encoding DUF5076 domain-containing protein: protein MNPLGIPPIAEASEDSIELLRLWAVRGAGQQMILRHSAWKDPAAWGLALVDIARHVARAHAQEGKNEEEVFQRIIAGFKMELESSTDTLTGKIQD, encoded by the coding sequence ATGAATCCCCTTGGCATCCCTCCCATCGCTGAAGCCAGCGAAGATTCAATTGAGCTTCTCCGCCTCTGGGCCGTGCGCGGAGCTGGCCAGCAGATGATCCTGCGACATAGCGCTTGGAAAGATCCCGCTGCTTGGGGATTGGCGCTCGTAGATATTGCCCGTCACGTTGCTCGCGCACACGCCCAGGAAGGAAAGAACGAAGAAGAGGTTTTTCAGCGTATCATCGCCGGTTTCAAGATGGAGCTCGAGTCCTCGACCGATACTCTGACCGGGAAGATCCAAGACTAA
- a CDS encoding WGR domain-containing protein, giving the protein MIKLYRKNSDGIEYWETWENKGEHTIHWGRAGDRGKSETVRGSFFRSAEKAVAAQIAEKKKEGFQEINDLETLMIEYAVEGMGSTADLDKRHRLEERMNETLGWTGLGNCDGGSIGSGTMEVCCFVVDFDIAAKAVSADLAGTEFANFTRIYREE; this is encoded by the coding sequence ATGATTAAACTCTACCGCAAGAATTCCGACGGCATCGAGTATTGGGAGACGTGGGAGAATAAGGGCGAGCACACCATTCACTGGGGACGGGCGGGTGACCGCGGGAAGAGCGAAACCGTGCGCGGCTCGTTTTTCCGGTCGGCTGAGAAGGCCGTCGCGGCGCAGATCGCCGAGAAGAAGAAAGAAGGGTTTCAGGAGATCAATGATCTGGAGACATTGATGATCGAATACGCCGTCGAAGGCATGGGATCTACTGCCGATCTCGACAAGCGCCACCGACTTGAGGAGCGCATGAACGAGACACTGGGATGGACTGGTCTCGGGAATTGCGACGGAGGCAGCATTGGCAGCGGCACCATGGAGGTTTGTTGCTTCGTCGTGGATTTCGATATCGCCGCGAAAGCTGTCTCAGCCGATTTGGCCGGTACCGAGTTCGCGAATTTCACCCGGATCTACAGAGAAGAATGA
- a CDS encoding SseB family protein, whose translation MFSALKRLFGGQPKPEEVDPIADAIRAGAKEEAIRLVAEAGVWIPYRDPKQQADGSLAVSYFDSESCFPVFSSLQHVLPFLQREGFIDGTQVVSTPAHQVSIEFFSANPHLGETLTLNPGSDSEWKFTPGEFQAILAYAKKG comes from the coding sequence ATGTTCTCCGCACTAAAGCGCTTGTTTGGTGGCCAGCCGAAGCCCGAAGAAGTGGATCCCATTGCCGACGCGATACGTGCCGGCGCAAAAGAAGAAGCTATACGACTTGTTGCCGAAGCTGGCGTATGGATTCCCTACCGCGACCCCAAACAGCAAGCCGACGGATCACTTGCGGTGAGCTATTTCGATTCCGAATCCTGCTTCCCAGTGTTTTCATCCCTCCAGCACGTGCTCCCATTCCTTCAACGCGAAGGCTTCATCGACGGCACCCAGGTCGTGTCGACGCCGGCGCATCAAGTCAGCATCGAGTTTTTCAGCGCGAACCCGCATTTGGGAGAGACCCTAACACTGAATCCCGGAAGCGACTCGGAGTGGAAGTTCACACCGGGGGAGTTTCAGGCGATCTTAGCGTATGCAAAGAAGGGCTAA